One Oncorhynchus keta strain PuntledgeMale-10-30-2019 chromosome 22, Oket_V2, whole genome shotgun sequence DNA window includes the following coding sequences:
- the LOC118400964 gene encoding dual specificity protein phosphatase 6-like: MLDKPKPAQFESVMAISKTAEWLQKQLQTRKDCLLVMDCRALELYESSHVETAINVVIPSLMLRRLKKGNLPIKCLLSNGEDRERFARRCKTDTIVLYDEYSREWNENVDGGSVLGLLLKKMKDEGYKAFYLEGGFNKFQAEFPALCETNLDGSFNSSSPTAQVLGLGGLRISSDSSDIESDIDRDPTSATDSDGSPLSNPQPSFPVEILPHLYLGCAKDSTNLDILEEFGIKYILNVTPNLPNMFENAGEFKYKQIPISDHWSQNLSQFFPEAISFIDEARSQKCGVLVHCLAGISRSVTVTVAYLMQKLNLSMNDAYDIVKMKKSNISPNFNFMGQLLDFERTLGLKSPCDNRVAAPTQPLYFTTPTNHNVFQLDPLEST; this comes from the exons ATGCTTGACAAGCCCAAGCCCGCTCAGTTCGAATCGGTAATGGCAATCAGCAAGACCGCGGAGTGGCTGCAAAAGCAGCTCCAGACGCGCAAAGACTGCCTATTGGTAATGGACTGCAGAGCGCTGGAGCTATACGAGTCCTCGCACGTCGAAACGGCGATTAACGTGGTCATCCCAAGCCTGATGCTCCGGCGGCTGAAGAAGGGCAATCTTCCCATCAAGTGCCTGCTCTCAAACGGCGAGGATCGGGAGAGATTTGCGCGGCGGTGCAAGACGGACACTATCGTGCTGTATGACGAGTACAGCAGGGAATGGAACGAAAATGTGGACGGGGGCTCCGTGCTGGGCTTGCTCCTGAAGAAGATGAAAGACGAGGGCTACAAGGCGTTTTACCTTGAAG GTGGTTTCAATAAATTCCAAGCCGAGTTCCCTGCCCTGTGCGAGACCAATCTAGATGGCTCTTTCAATAGCAGTTCTCCCACTGCCCAGGTGCTCGGCCTCGGGGGTCTGCGGATAAGCTCCGACTCATCCGACATCGAGTCAGACATCGACAGGGACCCAACCAGCGCCACAGACTCAGATggcagtcccctctccaacccccaGCCCTCCTTCCCAGTGGAGATCCTCCCACACCTCTACCTGGGCTGCGCCAAGGATTCCACCAACTTAGACATTCTAGAAGAGTTCGGCATCAAGTACATTCTGAATGTGACTCCGAACCTGCCCAACATGTTCGAGAACGCCGGGGAATTCAAGTACAAGCAGATCCCCATCTCTGATCACTGGAGCCAAAATCTGTCACAGTTCTTCCCGGAAGCCATTAGCTTCATAG ATGAGGCTCGCAGTCAGAAATGCGGCGTCTTGGTCCACTGTCTGGCTGGCATCAGCCGTTCGGTGACAGTCACCGTGGCGTACCTCATGCAGAAGCTCAACCTGTCCATGAACGACGCCTACGACATTGTCAAGATGAAGAAGTCCAACATCTCGCCCAACTTCAACTTCATGGGCCAACTCCTGGACTTTGAGCGCACCCTGGGCCTGAAGAGCCCCTGCGATAACCGTGTTGCGGCCCCCACACAACCCCTGTACTTCACCACCCCCACCAACCACAACGTCTTCCAGCTGGACCCTCTGGAGTCCACGTGA